The following are from one region of the Cyclopterus lumpus isolate fCycLum1 chromosome 21, fCycLum1.pri, whole genome shotgun sequence genome:
- the pikfyve gene encoding 1-phosphatidylinositol 3-phosphate 5-kinase isoform X4 → MAADDMSSSSTDWSTEPLISSPTSPSHLTHFKPLTPEQDEPPLRSAYSSFVNLFRFNHKEDGRPPSAVSEKTDVPSPSPQSERKSWSTSPTQSLYSSRSHRKPHPDHLRRTSTASVDWPDCSRKSDTPLSNHDPRTAVQLRTALKRLKEIMDGKSQDSDLKQYWMPDSQCKECYDCNEKFTTFRRRHHCRLCGQIFCSRCCNQEIPGKFMGYTGDLRACTYCRKIALSYAHSTDPCSIGEDLSALSDSTCSVCVEPSEPRTPVGGRKSSRNIFLEEDLTWQSMIHQEPQNSGLTSRLTALQEDGGKSPARKRSASVTNLSLDRPGSSMVPSYDSSVSPPTSRDMAGAKSGAKLDHSEEERKILLDSSQLKDLWKKICHNSTGMEFQDHRYWLRTYPNCIVGKELVNWLLRNGTISTRAQAIAIGQALVDGRWLDCVTHHDQLFRDEYALYRPLQSTELSETPSPDSDSVNSVEGHSEPSWFKDIKFDDSDTEQLADETEYSMPNSASPSKTTSVSSFQSVVDSDSAASINLNTEQNNVNFHIKKQAKYPHVPSAADPKAEFLLSEDGGQNIVMSDAFIKESLFNRRVEEKAKEMLFTPLGWHHSSLDQLREENGEKKAMERLLSANHSHMMALLQQLLYSESLSLSWRDVIVPVVRQVVQTVRPDVRNCDDDMDIRQLVHIKKISGGRKFDSTVVNGFVCTKNIAHKKMNAYIKNPKILLLKCSIEYLYREESKFSCIDPIVLQEREFLKNYVQRIVDVCPTLVLVERTVSRIAQDMLLEHGITLVINVKAQVLDRVSRMTQGDLVMSMDQLLTKPRLGTCLKFYMQSFTLANDEVKTLMFFEGCPLHLGCSIKLRGASEYELARVKEIIMLMVCVAYHSQLEISFLMDEFAMPPSLAQSTSFPCLLEGTSAEEEEEEEGEEEANGETIGGSLEKTVVPEDSAPGGRTEEEGLPDESSPTNGDTDTLQDKRHPNLSSPVQDQEAGSKEAMTSTPFSSPIAPPLCLLPPFLMEEDPAMDADTVLMASEGETGSEGSLARGDSRDPDDGEGAATTRLFRDPLQDDTGMFVAEQVDSSDDRLKSISAVFKQELKDIILCISPFFTFKEPFLLMPAGMHCPSRDYFPEQVYLSPLLNKDYKELDGRRKRQLLKDSAPSALVGGQTNGAAPPKPIDVLPSHSLTSTRIIELLSGSQDLARMVADYRAKGGRIRQREAVDPFGGVPSKAADAPVKPARADSEEEKPGKPTDMSWAPKSSDWTCVDHHEALVALSNRSYFHLREKSIQLDCLNPVNHQRLCVLFSSSSAQSSNAPNPCVSPCRIVTMDFYGKNDLSLGVFLERYCFRPSYHCPSMFCETPMVHHIRRFVHGSGCVQIVLKELDSPVPGYQHTILNYSWCRACKQVTPVVPLSNDSWSMSFAKYLELRFYGHQYTRRANAEPCGHSIHKDYHQYFSYNQMVASFSYTSVRLLEICLPRPKIFIRNLGPSKSNLQQDLKDFSQKVTQVYLAIDDRLTSLKTDTFSKTREEKMEDLFAQKDMEDAELRSWIEKLQVKIQACGLDSPQQVQAVLESLVMKKQGLCEMLQSWNSRLQDLFQQEKGRKRLSVPPSPGRHRQTAADESKSTLDSSPRNPSPVVQNGDKEDRHLCILSSTSSSLLPSPGELGADPFTPVPSFTEQDSVSLPEDVFDGHLLGSTDSQVKEKSTMKAILATFLPGNSYNPIPFPFEPDKHYLMYEHERVPIAVCEREPSSIIAFALSCKEYKTSLDDLSKTSSAGGEETPQATSAGEGRARSSPLRPSESASSQQSRTSLETDPLKDADLADKQKKQTLNPHVELQFSDANAKFYCRIYYAEEFHKMREEIMESTEEDFVRSLSHCVNWQARGGKSGAVFYATEDDRFILKQMPRLEVQSFLDFAPHYFTYITGAVQQKRPTALAKILGVYRIGYKNSQNNTEKKLDLLVMENLFYGRKMAQVFDLKGSLRNRNVKTDSGKESCEVVLLDENLLKLIHDNPLYIRSHCKAILRAAIHSDAYFLSSHLIIDYSLLVGRDDATDQLVVGIIDYIRTFTWDKRLEMVVKSTGILGGQGKMPTVVSPELYRSRFCEAMDKYFLMVPDHWTGLGVNC, encoded by the exons ACTGCAGCAGGAAGTCCGACACCCCCCTCAGTAATCACGACCCTCGCACCGCTGTGCAGCTTCGCACTGCACTGAAGAGGCTGAAAGAAATAATGGATGGAAAGAGCCAG gacAGCGACCTGAAGCAGTACTGGATGCCAGACAGCCAGTGTAAAGAGTGCTACGACTGCAATGAGAAGTTCACGACCTTCCGCCGCCGCCACCACTGCCGCCTGTGCGGACAGATCTTCTGCAGCCGCTGCTGCAACCAGGAAATCCCCGGAAAGTTCATGGGCTACACGG GCGACCTGCGCGCCTGTACGTACTGCCGTAAGATAGCGCTGAGCTACGCTCACTCGACCGACCCGTGCTCCATCGGCGAGGACCTGAGCGCCTTGTCCGACTCCACCTGCTCTGTGTGCGTGGAGCCCAGCGAGCCTCGGACACCTGTAGGCGGACGCAAGTCCAGCAGGAATATCTTCCTCGAGGAAGACCTGACCTGGCAGag taTGATTCACCAGGAGCCGCAGAACAGTGGCCTCACTTCCAGACTGACGGCGCTCCAAGAAGACGGCGGCAAATCACCCGCCAGGAAGAG ATCTGCCAGCGTGACCAACCTGTCGCTGGACCGCCCCGGGTCCTCCATGGTGCCGTCCTACGACAGCTCCGTCAGCCCGCCGACCAGCCGAGACATGGCGGGCGCCAAGAGCGGCGCCAAGCTGGACcacagcgaggaggagaggaagatccTACTG GACTCCTCCCAGCTGAAGGACCTGTGGAAGAAGATCTGCCACAACAGCACAGGGATGGAGTTCCAGGACCACAGATATTGGCTGAGGACCTACCCCaactgcattgtgggaaaagAGCTTGTCAACTGGCTGCTGAGGAATGGCACCATCTCCACCAG GGCCCAGGCCATCGCCATCGGCCAGGCGTTGGTGGACGGCCGCTGGCTGGACTGCGTCACCCACCACGACCAGCTGTTCAGGGACGAGTACGCTCTCTACCGCCCCCTCCAG AGTACAGAGCTCTCGGAGACGCCGTCTCCGGACAGCGACAGCGTGAACTCCGTGGAGGGACACTCGGAGCCGTCCTGGTTCAAGGACATCAAGTTTGACGACAGCGACACGGAGCAGCTGGCAGACGAGACCGAGTACTCCATGCCGA aCTCTGCCAGCCCCAGCAAGACCACGTCCGTCAGCAGCTTCCAGTCCGTGGTGGACAGCGACTCCGCCGCCTCCATCAACCTCAACACGGAGCAAAACAACGTCAACTTCCACATCAAGAAGCAGGCCAAGTATCCACATGTGCCATCTGCAGCGGATCCGAAAG CTGAATTCCTTCTGTctgaggatggaggacagaacATCGTCATGAGTGACGCCTTCATCAAGG AGTCTCTGTTCAACCGCCGCGTGGAGGAGAAAGCCAAAGAGATGCTGTTCACGCCGCTCGGTTGGCACCACAGCTCTCTGGATCAACTCCGAGAGGAGAACGGGGAGAAGAAGGCCATGGAGAGGCTGCT CTCCGCCAACCACAGCCACATGATggcgctgctgcagcagctgctctaCAGCGAGTCCCTGTCCCTGTCCTGGCGGGACGTCATCGTCCCCGTGGTCCGACAGGTGGTCCAGACGGTGCGGCCCGACGTCCGCAACTGTGACGACGACATGGACATCCGCCAGCTGGTCCACATCAAGAAG ATCTCTGGAGGCCGTAAGTTTGACTCCACGGTGGTAAACGGCTTCGTGTGCACCAAGAACATCGCCCACAAGAAG ATGAACGCCTACATCAAGAACCCCAAAATCCTGCTTCTGAAGTGCTCCATAGAGTACCTGTACAGGGAGGAGTCCAAGTTCTCGTGCATCGACCCCATCGTGCTGCAG GAGCGAGAGTTTTTGAAGAACTATGTGCAGCGGATAGTCGACGTCTGTCCAACCCTGGTGCTGGTGGAGAGGACCGTGTCTCGCATTGCTCAGGACATGCTGCTGGAGCACGGCATCACACTGGTCATCAACGTCAAAGCG CAAGTCCTGGACAGGGTGAGTCGCATGACCCAGGGAGACCTGGTGATGTCCATGGACCAGCTCCTCACCAAACCTCGTCTGGGAACCTGCCTCAAGTTCTACATGCAGTCCTTCACGCTGGCCAACG ATGAAGTGAAGACTCTGATGTTCTTTGAGGGCTGCCCTCTCCACCTCGGGTGCTCCATCAAGCTGCGAGGAGCCTCTGAGTACGAGCTGGCCAGGGTGAAGGAGATCATCATGCTGATGGTGTGCGTGGCCTACCACTCCCAGCTGGAGATCTCTTTCCTCATGGACGAGTTTGCCATGCCGCCCAGTTTGGCCCAGAGCACCTCCTTCCCCTGCCTGCTGGAGGGCACGtctgcggaggaggaggaggaagaggagggggaggaagaggcgaACGGAGAGACGATCGGAGGGAGCCTGGAAAAAACCGTAGTGCCCGAAGACTCGGCACCGGGAGGACGAACCGAGGAGGAAGGGCTTCCCGACGAGTCGTCGCCCACAAATGGAGATACGGACACTCTCCAAGACAAACGGCATCCCAACTTGTCCTCGCCGGTCCAAGACCAGGAGGCCGGTAGCAAAGAGGCGATGACCTCCACGCCGTTCTCCAGTCCCATCGCGCCgcctctgtgtctcctgccGCCGTTCCTCATGGAGGAAGACCCGGCGATGGACGCCGACACCGTCCTCATGGCGTCCGAGGGCGAGACGGGGTCAGAGGGGAGCCTCGCGAGGGGGGATTCGCGCGATCCGGACGACGGGGAAGGGGCCGCCACGACCCGGTTGTTCCGAGACCCCCTGCAGGACGACACGGGGATGTTCGTGGCCGAGCAGGTGGATTCGTCCGACGACCGTCTGAAGTCCATCTCGGCCGTCTTCAAGCAGGAGCTCAAGGACATCATCCTGTGCATTTCCCCCTTCTTCACATTCAAAGAGCCATTTCTCCTCATGCCTGCTGGCATGCACTGCCCCAGCAGGGATTACTTCCCAGAGCAG GtctacctgtctcccctcctcaACAAGGACTACAAAGAACTGGACGGACGCAGAAAGCGGCAGCTCCTCAAAGACTCCGCCCCCTCCGCTCTGGTCGGCGGACAGACGAATGGCGCCGCTCCGCCGAAGCCCATCGACGTGCTGCCCTCCCACAGCCTCACCAGCACCCGCATCATAGAGCTGCTGAGCGGCAGCCAGGACCTGGCCCGGATGGTGGCGGACTACAGGGCAAAGGGAGGTCGCATCCGACAGAGGGAGGCCGTCGACCCCTTCGGCGGCGTGCCGAGCAAAGCGGCGGACGCACCGGTGAAGCCGGCGAGGGCCGACAGCGAAGAGGAGAAGCCGGGCAAACCGACGGATATGAGCTGGGCCCCCAAG AGCTCTGACTGGACTTGTGTTGATCACCACGAAGCTCTGGTTGCTCTGAGTAACCGGAGCTACTTCCACCTGAGAGAAAAGAGTATACAG CTGGACTGCCTGAACCCTGTCAACCACCAGAGGCTGTGTGTGCTCTTCAGCAGCTCGTCGGCTCAGTCCAGCAACGCGCCCAACCCCTGCGTCAGCCCGTG CAGGATCGTCACCATGGACTTTTACGGCAAGAACGACCTCTCCCTCGGTGTGTTCCTGGAGCGCTACTGCTTCCG gcCGTCTTACCACTGCCCCAGCATGTTCTGTGAGACTCCCATGGTGCACCACATCCGGCGCTTTGTGCACGGCAGCGGCTGCGTGCAGATTGTGCTGAAGGAGCTGGACTCCCCGGTGCCCGGTTACCAGCACACGATCCTCAACTACTCCTGGTGCCGCGCCTGCAAACAG GTGACGCCGGTGGTGCCGCTGTCCAACGACTCGTGGTCCATGTCGTTCGCCAAATACCTGGAGCTCCGCTTCTACGGCCACCAGTACACCAGGAGGGCGAACGCGGAGCCCTGCGGACACTCCATCCACAAAGACTACCACCAGTACTTCTCCTACAACCAGATGGTGGCTTCCTTCAG CTACACTTCTGTACGGCTGTTGGAGATTTGTCTTCCTCGTCCCAAGATCTTCATCAGGAACCTGGGACCGTCTAAAAGCAACCTGCAGCAGGACCTGAAGGACTTCTCCCAAAA AGTGACCCAGGTGTACCTGGCCATAGACGACCGGCTCACCTCCCTCAAGACCGACACCTTCAGCAAGACGcgagaggaaaagatggaggaccTCTTTGCTCAGAAAGAC atggaAGATGCCGAGCTGCGCAGCTGGATCGAAAAGCTGCAGGTGAAGATCCAGGCCTGCGGTCTGGATTCTCCGCAGCAGGTGCAGGCGGTTCTGGAGTCGCTGGTGATGAAGAAGCAGGGTCTGTGCGAGATGCTGCAGTCCTGGAACAGCAG GCTGCAGGACTTGTTCCAGCAGGAGAAAGGCCGGAAGCGTCTGTCCGTGCCTCCGAGCCCGGGGAGGCACCGGCAGACCGCCGCCGACGAGAGCAAG AGCACCCTGGATTCCTCCCCCCGCAACCCCTCGCCTGTGGTTCAGAACGGTGACAAAG AGGACCGCCATCTCTGCATcctgtcctccacctcctcctccttgctgCCGTCGCCAGGAGAACTCGGAGCTGATCCTTTCACACCTGTTCCCTCCTTCACTGAGCAGGACTCGGTCAGCCTCCcagaag ATGTGTTTGACGGACACCTGCTGGGCTCCACTGACAGCCAGGTGAAGGAGAAATCCACCATGAAAGCCATCCTCGCCACTTTCCTGCCCGGCAACAGCTACAACCCCATCCCTTTCCCGTT CGAGCCGGACAAACACTACCTGATGTACGAGCACGAGCGGGTTCCCATCGCGGTGTGCGAGCGAGAGCCGAGCTCCATCATCGCCTTCGCTCTCAG CTGCAAGGAGTACAAAACGTCGCTGGACGATCTGTCCAAGACGTCGAGCGCCGGCGGGGAGGAGACGCCGCAGGCCACCAG tgCCGGGGAGGGCCGGGCGAGGAGCAGCCCCCTCAGGCCCAGTGAGTCGGCCTCGTCCCAGCAGAGCCGCACCAGCTTGGAGACGGATCCCCTCA AAGACGCAGACCTGGCCGATAAACAGAAGAAGCAGACCCTGAATCCTCACGTCGAGCTAC AATTCTCCGACGCCAACGCCAAGTTCTACTGCCGGATCTACTACGCCGAGGAGTTCCACAAGATGCGCGAGGAGATCATGGAGAGCACCGAGGAGGACTTCGTCCGCTCGCTGTCGCACTGCGTCAACTGGCAGGCTCGCGGGGGGAAATCCGGAGCCGTGTTCTACGCCACAGAAG ATGACCGCTTCATTCTGAAGCAGATGCCCAGACTGGAGGTCCAGTCCTTCTTGGACTTTGCGCCTCACTACTTCACCTACATCACCGGAGCTGTGCAGCAGAAA CGGCCGACAGCGCTGGCGAAGATTCTGGGTGTTTACAGGATCGGTTACAAGAACTCCCAGAACAACACGGAGAAGAAGCTGGACCTGCTGGTGATGGAGAATCTCTTCTATGGACGCAAGATGGCGCAG GTGTTTGACCTCAAAGGTTCCCTGAGGAACCGCAACGTGAAGACGGACTCGGGGAAGGAGAGCTGCGAGGTGGTTCTGCTGGACGAGAACCTCCTGAAGTTGATCCACGACAACCCGCTGTACATCCGCTCCCACTGCAAGGCCATCCTGCGGGCCGCCATACACAGCGACGCCTACTTCCTGTCCAGCCACCTCATCATCGACTACTCCCTGCTGGTGGGGCGCGACGACGCCACCGATCAGCTGGTGGTCGGGATTatag ACTACATCAGGACATTCACCTGGGACAAGAGGCTGGAGATGGTCGTCAAATCCACCGGAATCCTGGGTGGTCAAG GGAAGATGCCCACCGTCGTCTCTCCGGAGCTGTACAGATCTCGGTTCTGCGAGGCCATGGACAAATATTTCCTGATGGTACCCGACCACTGGACCGGCCTGGGCGTCAACTGCTga